DNA sequence from the Lagenorhynchus albirostris chromosome 13, mLagAlb1.1, whole genome shotgun sequence genome:
AGTTTTCCATATCTAAAAAGAGGAACGGGGATTTATCATTTACTAGAGCTCAAATGTCATAAATAAACTGATCACGCAAAGTTCAGAACTACTTCAGAGAACTGTTATGCAAATACCTTGTTAGTACTTATTTCTAAGACTCTGATTCGTACCTAAACCACATTATATCAGAGAAATCAGCAGGGTTCCAAATTACCTAGTGACATCATAAAGATTCCCGCAATCAGAATCTTTGGAACTGCTGAAAAATAAGGGTTTTTCAATCCTTGAAAGGTTTTTTACACATGGATATACATgaaacacaaacagatgaaaagcaATGAGCTGCGGACACAGAATCACCAGTTCTGCTGAGAAGCATCCAGCAGCCCACGTTCGCTCTAAAGCCCCTGTGCTCTCACCTGGATGTTGTCGAACTTGAGGCCCGGCATGGTGAGGTCCTCCTTGCCCACGAACACCGTGCTGCACTGCTGGGTGGTGAGTGAAATCAGCACGCTCCTGGTCGCCTCCCCGGGAATCCAGGCGTCGTTTCTCCGGTCCATCTCGCTCATGCTCAGGGCGGTGGCAAAGGGGTCCTCGCTCCCGGCAAACACAGCCTGGATCTGTGAAAACGGTTTTGGAGACTGAGGAATTTCCAGAGAAGCTGTGGAAACACCTGACTCTGATCTTTCCGTCCCTGGGGAGTAAGAAGGGTCAGCAGAACCCAGGGAGTCTTCCCCCACTGGGGTAGCGGCGAGTGAAGACAAGCTTTCAGGAATTGAAGGGCTGGCGTTGGGATTACTGACGGAGATGAAGGTGGAGGTTGTGAAGGAATCAAAGAAGTCCGAGGCCAAGGAGTTAGTGCTGGTTGTATCGCCAAAAAATTTGCTCAGGCTAGGGCTCGGCTGGACCACCTGAGGAGGGGTCCTGGCGGCCGCTTCGCTCACGCCGCTGAAACTGGGCGATTTCACCATCTGGGACTCGAAGCCATCGCGCAGGACCTGGGGCTGGGAGCCGGCGGGCGGCGGCTGGCTGAAGATGGTGCACATGGGCACCGGCTCGTCTTTGGGGGACGGCTGCCGGGGGGACAGTCCTGATGCCGGCCCCGCTGCGGGCGCCCTCACGTCCCCTGGGCCCAAGTCCTCTGCACCCTCGTGCTCAAAGGTGggcaggtctttcacctcctcttGCTCTGGGTCTTCTTTCAACGATGCTCTGCTGTCGGGGGTCATGTCTGAGACGTCTTTAGGTGTGTCCTCTCCCTCACTTTCACCATCATCACTCAGAGCGTCCAGCGCTTCTTCATCTACGACACTTTCCCGTCTGTGATCTGCGCCGCCTTCTGCAGTCTCCACGACATCCTGCAAACAACCCAGGTCCCCCGTGCCATCCTCGCTGTTGTTCGGGGAATCAGAGATGAGGACGCTCTCCATCATGGGCTCGTCGAGCTTGTCCACTAAGTTATTCGAGTCTTCTGACCCAAACTCGTCTCCACCGAGATCAATAGTTTCCTCATGATAGAGGAGCTGCCGCTGGTCTTCCTGGGGCCCTTGCGGAGCCATGCTCTGGGCTGGCCCCTCGGCTGGGCCACTCTGCTCGGGCGCCTGCTGCTCGGCACCTCTAGCACTCTCCATGgtcacctgaaacaaacacacatCAACTCATCAGCTTATATCTCAGTTACTATTACGATGATTTTATCTTACTGAAATTGtttttgaatttataaaaatggTGAGTTCGTGTCcttgtaatggtggatacacatcattatatacatttgttcaaaTGCATAGAATGTACCACACCAAGAGAGAGAACGTagactgtggactttgggtgattatgatgtgtcaacaCAGGCCCATCAGTTGTAACCAGCGCACCATCTGGCGGGGATGTGGATAATGCGGGAGGCTCTGCCTGTGTTGGGGCAGCAGGGAGATGAGAAGGCTTtgcaccttcctctcaattttgcagggaatctaaaactgctttaaaaaataaaagtcagctAAAAATGTTTATCAGTTTATCAGCTATATATTCAAATGGTTTAAAATTCAATAGCCTCCATTTCTccagccatttatttatttttgtggtaaaaGACACATCATATAAAATCTACCACCACAATCACTgctaagtgtatagttcagtggcattgagTACATTCAGTTtgttgtgcgaccatcaccaccacccatctccagaactcttctcatcctgcaaaactgaaataaataatacaataaacaCTAACTCCTCATCTCCCgctcccccagcccctagcaaccaccattctcttgtatgtctctatgaatctgactacacTGGGAGGGACCCtaaatatggtatttgtccttttgtgtttggcttatttcactgaacaCAATGTTCTCAAGGTttacccatgttgttgcatatgtcggaatttccttatttttaaaaaacgatttattattattttttatttattttctgctgtgtcaggtcttagttgcggtgtgcaggctcttcactgcggcgcgcgggcttctctctagttgtggcgtgtgggttttctctctctagttgtggcgtgcaggctccagggaccgtgggctctgtagttgtggcacgcgggctctagttgaggtgcgtgagctcagtagttgcggcgcgcaggcttagttgccccacagcatgtgggatctcagttccctgaccagggaccaaacctacgtcccctgcattgtaaggtggattctttaccactggaccaccagggaagtcccagaatttccttatttttaaggcCGAGTTAATATCCCATTGTACGTACATAccatgtttatccatttatctgttgatgaacacttagat
Encoded proteins:
- the TRAPPC12 gene encoding trafficking protein particle complex subunit 12; the encoded protein is MESARGAEQQAPEQSGPAEGPAQSMAPQGPQEDQRQLLYHEETIDLGGDEFGSEDSNNLVDKLDEPMMESVLISDSPNNSEDGTGDLGCLQDVVETAEGGADHRRESVVDEEALDALSDDGESEGEDTPKDVSDMTPDSRASLKEDPEQEEVKDLPTFEHEGAEDLGPGDVRAPAAGPASGLSPRQPSPKDEPVPMCTIFSQPPPAGSQPQVLRDGFESQMVKSPSFSGVSEAAARTPPQVVQPSPSLSKFFGDTTSTNSLASDFFDSFTTSTFISVSNPNASPSIPESLSSLAATPVGEDSLGSADPSYSPGTERSESGVSTASLEIPQSPKPFSQIQAVFAGSEDPFATALSMSEMDRRNDAWIPGEATRSVLISLTTQQCSTVFVGKEDLTMPGLKFDNIQGDAVKDLMLRFLGEKAAAKRQVLNANSVEQSFVGLKQLISCKNWRAAVDLCGRLLTAHGQGYGKSGLPTSHTADSLQLWFVRLALLVKLGLFQNAEMEFEPFGNLDQPDLYYEYYPHVYPGRRGSMVPFSMRILHAELQQYLGNPQESLDRLHRVKAVCSKILTNLEQGLAEDGGMNSMAPENRQASVQLWRSRLGRVTCSMANCLLLMKDYVLAVDAYRSVVQYYPHQEPQLLSCIGRIFLQIGDIKTAEKYFQDVEKVTQKLDGLQGKIMVLMNRAFLHLGQNNFAEAHRCFTEILRIDPANAVANNNAAVCLLYLGRLKDSLRQLEAMTQQDPRHCLHESALFNLTTMYELESSRSLQKKQALLEAVASKEGDCFNTQCLKLA